One Sphingopyxis macrogoltabida genomic region harbors:
- a CDS encoding succinate dehydrogenase assembly factor 2: MPHTDRLKRLKFRAWHRGTREADYMIGGFFDRYSPEWGEAEIAWYEIVVEEDDVDIMAWALGTGHPPAHLDNPPLIAAMRRLDYIPLP, from the coding sequence GTGCCGCACACCGACCGCCTCAAACGCCTCAAATTCCGTGCCTGGCACCGCGGCACGCGCGAGGCCGATTATATGATCGGCGGCTTCTTCGACCGCTATTCGCCCGAATGGGGCGAGGCGGAGATCGCCTGGTATGAAATCGTCGTCGAGGAGGACGACGTCGACATCATGGCGTGGGCGCTCGGCACCGGCCATCCGCCCGCCCACCTCGACAACCCGCCGCTGATCGCCGCGATGCGCCGGCTGGACTATATCCCGCTGCCATGA
- the recG gene encoding ATP-dependent DNA helicase RecG produces the protein MRPEILNPLFAALTDIKGVGPQLAKPLTRLGLERVVDVLFHLPTGLISRFPVDRLDQAQAGQTIIVELTAQDYRPGRSPRAPFGVEAFDDAGDHVRLVYFGRTSGLARKLFPLGEKRRVSGRLDLYGDMRQIVHPDHVAEPGDEAGIAEHEPVYPLTEGLTNARLSQLGAVALERRPELAEWIDAPLLAARGWPSWHEAMTRAHASPRDEAARDRLAYDEIFASQVALMLIREGLRARKGRAIAGDGRLTDALQLPFGLTGAQERVGREIAGDMAQDRPMLRMLQGDVGSGKTLVALRAMLAAVEAGTQAALLAPTEILARQHYATLQRMLGGMPVNLAILTGRDKGKARESTLMGLADGSIDILVGTHAIFQQAVNYRDLSLVVVDEQHRFGVAQRLMLTAKGQRPPHLLVMTATPIPRTLLLANHGEMDVSRLDEMPPGRTPVDTRVISLDRLDDVVDGLDRHLATGAQAYWVCPLVAESEGSELAAAEDRAALLRERLGDARVGLVHGRMKGPEKDEVMTRFQAGEIGVLVATTVIEVGVDVPAASLMIVEHAENFGLAQLHQLRGRVGRGTAKSVCLLLRSQNLSETARERLALMRDTGDGFVIAEKDLELRGGGELLGLKQSGDADYRVATPEQLVRLLPVAHDDARLFVERDGGIEGARGEAVRLCLYLFERDAAVPLLRSG, from the coding sequence ATGCGACCCGAGATACTCAATCCGCTCTTTGCCGCGTTGACCGACATCAAGGGTGTCGGGCCGCAGCTTGCCAAGCCGCTGACGCGGCTGGGGTTGGAACGTGTGGTCGATGTGCTGTTCCATTTGCCGACCGGGCTGATCTCGCGCTTTCCGGTCGATCGGCTCGACCAGGCGCAGGCGGGACAGACGATCATCGTCGAGCTCACCGCGCAGGATTACCGTCCTGGCCGGTCGCCGCGCGCCCCGTTCGGGGTCGAGGCGTTCGACGATGCGGGCGATCATGTTCGGCTCGTCTATTTCGGGCGGACGTCGGGGCTGGCGCGCAAGCTGTTCCCGCTTGGCGAAAAGCGCCGCGTGTCGGGACGGCTCGATCTTTATGGCGATATGCGTCAGATCGTGCATCCCGATCATGTGGCCGAGCCCGGCGACGAGGCGGGAATTGCCGAGCATGAGCCGGTCTATCCGCTGACCGAAGGGCTGACTAACGCGCGATTGTCGCAGCTTGGCGCGGTCGCGCTCGAACGGCGGCCCGAGCTCGCCGAATGGATCGACGCGCCGTTGCTCGCGGCGCGTGGCTGGCCGTCGTGGCATGAGGCGATGACGCGGGCGCATGCGAGCCCACGCGATGAAGCGGCGCGCGACCGGCTGGCCTATGACGAGATTTTCGCGAGCCAGGTCGCGCTGATGCTGATCCGCGAGGGATTGCGGGCGCGCAAGGGCCGGGCGATTGCCGGCGACGGACGGCTGACCGATGCGCTGCAACTGCCGTTTGGCCTGACCGGGGCGCAGGAACGCGTCGGGCGCGAGATTGCGGGCGACATGGCACAGGACCGGCCGATGCTGCGGATGCTGCAGGGCGACGTCGGCTCGGGCAAGACGCTCGTCGCGCTGCGCGCGATGCTGGCGGCGGTCGAGGCGGGGACGCAGGCGGCGTTGCTCGCCCCGACCGAAATTCTGGCGCGCCAGCATTATGCGACCTTGCAGCGCATGCTCGGCGGGATGCCGGTCAACCTCGCGATCCTGACCGGGCGCGACAAGGGCAAGGCGCGCGAATCGACCCTGATGGGGCTCGCCGACGGCAGCATCGACATCCTTGTCGGCACGCATGCCATCTTCCAACAGGCCGTGAATTACCGCGACCTGTCGCTCGTCGTCGTCGACGAACAGCACCGCTTCGGCGTCGCGCAGCGGCTGATGCTGACCGCCAAGGGACAGCGCCCGCCGCACCTGCTGGTGATGACTGCAACCCCGATCCCGCGCACGCTGCTGCTCGCGAACCATGGCGAGATGGATGTGTCGCGGCTCGACGAAATGCCGCCGGGGCGGACGCCGGTCGATACGCGCGTCATCTCGCTCGACCGGCTCGATGACGTCGTGGACGGCCTCGACCGTCACCTTGCAACCGGCGCGCAGGCCTATTGGGTGTGCCCCCTCGTCGCCGAAAGCGAGGGCAGCGAGCTGGCGGCGGCGGAGGACCGCGCCGCCCTGCTCCGCGAACGGCTGGGCGACGCCCGGGTAGGGCTGGTCCACGGCCGGATGAAGGGTCCGGAAAAAGACGAGGTCATGACGCGCTTTCAGGCGGGCGAGATCGGCGTCCTGGTCGCGACGACGGTGATCGAGGTCGGCGTCGACGTCCCCGCTGCGAGCCTGATGATCGTCGAACATGCCGAGAATTTCGGGCTTGCGCAGCTCCACCAGCTCCGCGGCCGGGTCGGGCGCGGTACGGCGAAGTCGGTATGCCTGTTGCTGCGCTCGCAGAATCTGTCGGAGACCGCGCGCGAACGGCTGGCGCTGATGCGCGATACGGGCGACGGCTTCGTGATCGCCGAGAAGGATCTGGAGCTGCGCGGCGGCGGCGAACTCCTCGGGCTCAAGCAGTCGGGCGATGCCGATTATCGCGTCGCGACGCCCGAGCAATTGGTGCGGCTGCTGCCGGTCGCGCACGACGATGCGCGGCTGTTCGTCGAACGCGACGGCGGTATCGAAGGCGCGCGCGGCGAGGCGGTGCGGCTCTGCCTCTATCTGTTCGAGCGCGATGCGGCAGTGCCGCTGCTGCGGAGTGGTTAG
- a CDS encoding PilZ domain-containing protein has protein sequence MRKIDLKKAHYVGLDQRIAPRSDVYCRLPFVLPDGRQEMCTCVNISADGMLMRYERGLEIGDLVVFRMPIIGRTSAKVIWSIGGKTGVQFDKSISVEDYLPMIRAMGARGDVN, from the coding sequence ATGCGCAAGATTGACCTTAAAAAGGCCCATTATGTGGGGCTCGATCAGCGGATTGCGCCGCGTAGCGACGTCTATTGCCGCTTGCCGTTCGTTCTGCCCGACGGCCGACAGGAAATGTGTACCTGCGTGAACATCAGCGCCGACGGCATGTTGATGCGGTACGAACGCGGGCTGGAGATCGGCGACCTCGTCGTCTTCCGCATGCCGATCATCGGCCGCACCTCGGCGAAGGTGATCTGGTCGATCGGCGGCAAGACCGGCGTCCAGTTCGACAAGTCGATTTCGGTCGAGGATTATCTGCCGATGATCCGCGCCATGGGCGCACGCGGCGACGTCAACTGA
- the tyrS gene encoding tyrosine--tRNA ligase, producing the protein MTSYKSDLLRLLDERGYIHQMTDADGLDALAAKQVVPGYIGFDATAPSLHVGSLVQIMMLRRLQQTGHKPVVLMGGGTTRIGDPTGRDESRKMLSDETIAANIASIFSIFQRFLTFGDGPTDAVMVDNQEWLGKLGYIELLQEVGTHFTINRMMTFDSVKLRLDREQPMTFLEFNYMILQGYDFRHLSKAMDVRLQMGGSDQWGNIVNGMELGRRMDGADLYGLTTPLLTTAAGAKMGKTAAGAVWLNPEQLSHFDYWQYWRNCDDRDVGKFLKLFTDLPMDEIARLEALEGAEINAAKKILADAATAMCRGEDAARSASETAAQTFEKGQIGGDLPQVAAPADGIDILTALRELGFAASNKEGRRKLDEGAVKVDGVVIRDPHHRILPAAKPVPLSLGSKKHGLVTG; encoded by the coding sequence ATGACCAGTTACAAATCCGACCTGCTGCGCCTGCTCGACGAGCGAGGCTATATCCACCAGATGACCGACGCGGACGGGCTCGATGCCCTCGCCGCCAAACAGGTCGTTCCCGGCTATATCGGCTTCGACGCGACCGCGCCGTCGCTGCACGTCGGCAGTCTCGTCCAGATCATGATGCTGCGCCGCCTGCAACAGACGGGGCACAAGCCGGTCGTGCTGATGGGCGGCGGGACGACGCGGATCGGCGACCCCACAGGTCGTGACGAAAGCCGCAAGATGCTGTCGGACGAGACGATCGCCGCCAACATCGCCTCGATCTTCAGCATCTTCCAGCGCTTCCTGACGTTCGGCGACGGGCCGACCGACGCGGTGATGGTCGATAATCAGGAATGGCTGGGCAAGCTCGGTTACATCGAACTGCTGCAGGAAGTCGGCACCCACTTCACGATCAACCGCATGATGACGTTCGATTCGGTCAAGCTGCGCCTCGACCGCGAACAGCCGATGACCTTCCTCGAATTCAATTACATGATCCTGCAGGGCTATGACTTCCGCCACCTGTCGAAGGCGATGGATGTCCGCCTTCAAATGGGCGGTTCCGACCAGTGGGGCAATATCGTCAACGGAATGGAACTCGGCCGCCGCATGGACGGAGCCGACCTCTATGGCCTGACGACTCCGCTGCTCACCACCGCCGCAGGTGCCAAAATGGGCAAGACCGCCGCCGGCGCGGTCTGGCTTAACCCCGAACAACTGTCCCATTTTGACTATTGGCAATATTGGCGCAATTGCGACGACCGCGACGTCGGCAAGTTCCTGAAGCTGTTCACCGACCTGCCGATGGACGAGATCGCGCGGCTGGAAGCGCTCGAAGGCGCCGAGATCAACGCCGCGAAAAAGATCCTCGCCGACGCCGCGACGGCGATGTGCCGCGGCGAGGATGCGGCGCGCAGCGCGTCCGAGACCGCCGCGCAAACCTTTGAAAAGGGCCAGATCGGCGGCGACCTGCCGCAAGTTGCGGCCCCCGCCGACGGCATCGACATCCTGACCGCGCTGCGCGAACTCGGCTTCGCGGCGTCGAACAAGGAAGGGCGCCGCAAGCTCGACGAGGGCGCGGTGAAGGTCGACGGCGTCGTGATCCGCGATCCGCATCACCGGATTCTGCCCGCCGCCAAGCCCGTTCCGCTCAGCCTCGGATCGAAAAAGCACGGGCTGGTGACCGGCTGA
- a CDS encoding DOMON-like domain-containing protein, producing MSDPERSQRLPLICHPDTPARAVRSIAVEVDLSFDGGFALRFIVDGEIGAIVLPQGEGELVIADSGTDGLWQGTCFEAFLTEEGQPDYTEFNYAPDGRWACYQFDDYRSLLSSDDLAPWMMEVERAPGRYALRVEPGIFPDTGSKLALSAVIEEVDGTKSYWALAHPPGKPDFHHPDCFALTLEARGRA from the coding sequence GTGTCCGATCCTGAGAGGAGTCAGCGGCTGCCCCTCATCTGCCACCCCGATACGCCCGCACGGGCAGTGCGCTCGATTGCGGTCGAGGTCGACCTGTCGTTCGACGGCGGCTTTGCGCTGCGCTTTATCGTCGACGGCGAAATCGGAGCGATCGTGCTGCCGCAGGGCGAAGGCGAACTCGTCATTGCCGACAGCGGCACCGATGGGCTGTGGCAGGGCACCTGTTTCGAGGCTTTCCTGACCGAAGAAGGTCAGCCCGATTATACCGAATTCAATTATGCTCCCGACGGGCGCTGGGCCTGTTACCAGTTCGACGATTATCGCTCGCTGCTGTCTTCCGACGATCTGGCGCCATGGATGATGGAGGTCGAGCGCGCGCCCGGTCGCTATGCGCTGCGCGTCGAACCCGGCATCTTCCCCGACACCGGATCGAAGCTGGCGCTGTCGGCGGTGATCGAGGAAGTGGACGGGACGAAAAGCTATTGGGCGCTCGCGCACCCTCCCGGAAAGCCCGACTTCCATCATCCCGATTGCTTTGCGCTGACGCTTGAGGCACGCGGGCGGGCATGA
- a CDS encoding exo-beta-N-acetylmuramidase NamZ domain-containing protein: protein MTTLFGIDRLLADPALRAPLQGKRIALLAHPASVTADLTHSLDALVAAGIDVTAVFGPQHGVRGDLQDNMMESPDFTDPTYGMPVFSLYGEVRRPSGQSMHTFDVMLVDLQDLGCRIYTYVTTLLYILEAAAEHGKAVWVLDRPNPAGRPVEGTRLLPGWESFVGAGPMVMRHGLTMGEIGHWFIRHFNLDVDYRVIGMEGWDPKGPGFGWPTDRVWINPSPNAANVNMARAYAGTVMVEGATLSEGRGTTRPLELFGAPDIDAKAVIAEMQRLAPQWLGGCKLRDIWFQPTFHKHVGQLNSGVHIHADGPWYDDDAFQPWRVQALGFKAVRSLYPDYPIWRGKDFKYEYTDDVLAIDVINGGPGLREWVDDAGADAGDLDALAMPDEAAWRDEIADLLIY from the coding sequence ATGACGACCCTTTTCGGTATCGACCGCCTGCTCGCCGACCCTGCGCTTCGCGCGCCGCTTCAGGGAAAGCGCATTGCCTTGCTCGCGCATCCCGCTTCGGTGACCGCCGACCTGACCCACAGCCTCGATGCGCTGGTCGCGGCCGGGATCGATGTCACTGCGGTGTTCGGGCCGCAGCATGGCGTACGCGGTGACCTGCAGGATAATATGATGGAGTCGCCCGACTTCACCGATCCGACCTATGGCATGCCGGTGTTCAGCCTCTACGGCGAGGTGCGGCGTCCGTCGGGGCAGTCGATGCACACCTTCGACGTGATGCTCGTCGACCTGCAGGACCTGGGCTGCCGCATCTACACCTATGTGACGACCTTGCTCTACATCCTCGAGGCGGCCGCCGAGCATGGCAAGGCGGTGTGGGTGCTCGACCGGCCCAACCCCGCTGGCCGTCCGGTCGAGGGTACGCGGCTTCTGCCCGGATGGGAAAGCTTCGTCGGCGCTGGACCGATGGTGATGCGTCATGGCCTCACGATGGGCGAGATCGGGCACTGGTTCATTCGCCACTTCAATCTCGACGTCGATTATCGCGTCATCGGGATGGAAGGCTGGGACCCGAAAGGCCCGGGTTTCGGCTGGCCCACGGACCGCGTCTGGATCAACCCCAGCCCGAATGCCGCGAACGTCAATATGGCGCGCGCCTATGCCGGCACGGTAATGGTCGAAGGCGCGACGCTGAGCGAGGGCCGGGGCACGACGCGCCCGCTCGAACTGTTCGGTGCGCCCGATATCGACGCCAAGGCGGTGATCGCCGAAATGCAGCGCCTCGCGCCGCAATGGCTCGGCGGGTGCAAGCTGCGCGATATCTGGTTCCAGCCGACCTTTCACAAGCATGTCGGCCAGCTCAACAGCGGCGTCCATATCCATGCCGACGGACCTTGGTACGACGATGATGCGTTCCAGCCCTGGCGCGTGCAGGCGCTCGGCTTCAAGGCGGTCCGCAGCCTCTATCCCGACTATCCGATCTGGCGCGGCAAGGATTTCAAATATGAGTACACCGACGATGTGCTCGCGATCGACGTGATCAACGGCGGCCCGGGCCTGCGCGAGTGGGTCGATGATGCAGGTGCCGATGCGGGCGATCTCGATGCGCTGGCGATGCCCGACGAGGCGGCGTGGCGCGACGAGATTGCCGATCTGCTGATCTACTGA
- a CDS encoding DUF817 domain-containing protein has product MSDAGRGHSRFHAVRARLEAMAVEPGPRGWFLEFLAFGFKQGWACLFGGLMLALLLGTHLFWPDGAPLHRYDAITIGAVLIQLGMLAFRLETPKEAIVILIFHIVGTVMELFKTAAGSWQYPEASLLHIGAVPLFSGFMYAAVGSYIARVWRIFDFRYTGYPPAWASYALAAAIYVNFFAHHWLYDIRWLLFAATALLFWRCQVWFRPLHTHRRMPLLVGWALVALFIWFAENIGTFARAWTYPSQDDGWHMVGLDKLGSWYLLMIISFVLVSLVQRPNAPDHL; this is encoded by the coding sequence ATGTCTGACGCCGGACGCGGTCACAGCCGCTTCCACGCCGTCCGCGCCCGCCTCGAAGCGATGGCCGTCGAACCCGGGCCGCGCGGCTGGTTCCTCGAATTTCTCGCCTTCGGCTTCAAACAGGGCTGGGCATGCCTGTTCGGCGGACTGATGCTCGCGCTGCTCCTCGGCACGCACCTGTTCTGGCCCGACGGCGCGCCGCTCCACCGCTACGACGCGATCACCATCGGCGCGGTGCTGATCCAGCTCGGCATGCTCGCCTTCCGGCTCGAAACGCCGAAAGAAGCCATTGTCATCCTGATCTTCCACATCGTCGGCACGGTGATGGAGCTGTTCAAGACCGCCGCGGGATCGTGGCAATATCCCGAAGCGAGCCTGCTCCATATCGGCGCGGTGCCGCTTTTCTCGGGCTTCATGTACGCAGCGGTCGGCAGCTACATCGCGCGCGTCTGGCGGATCTTCGACTTTCGCTACACCGGCTACCCGCCAGCATGGGCAAGTTATGCACTCGCCGCCGCGATCTACGTCAATTTTTTCGCGCATCACTGGCTGTACGATATCCGCTGGCTGCTGTTCGCGGCGACCGCGCTGCTCTTCTGGCGCTGCCAGGTGTGGTTCCGTCCCCTGCACACCCACCGCCGCATGCCGCTGCTCGTCGGCTGGGCCCTCGTCGCGCTCTTCATCTGGTTCGCCGAAAATATCGGCACCTTCGCGCGCGCCTGGACCTATCCTAGCCAGGACGACGGCTGGCACATGGTCGGGCTGGACAAGCTCGGGAGCTGGTACCTGCTGATGATCATCTCGTTCGTGCTCGTCAGCCTCGTCCAGCGTCCGAACGCTCCCGATCACTTATAG